In Cedecea neteri, a single genomic region encodes these proteins:
- the umuD gene encoding translesion error-prone DNA polymerase V autoproteolytic subunit, producing the protein MNLLKPAACCPDASFPLFADLVQCGFPSPAQDYVEQRIDLNKLLVRNPGATYFVKAAGDSMVEGGIGEGDLLIVDSSRTASQGDIVIAAIDGAFTVKRLQLRPTVMLLPMNSAWAPIPVTDEAELDIFGIVTFIIKAAG; encoded by the coding sequence ATGAACCTTCTCAAACCTGCGGCCTGTTGCCCTGACGCTTCTTTTCCTCTTTTTGCTGACCTGGTGCAGTGCGGGTTTCCGTCACCGGCTCAGGACTATGTTGAGCAACGTATCGATCTCAATAAACTGCTGGTGCGCAATCCCGGCGCGACCTATTTCGTAAAGGCGGCGGGGGATTCGATGGTGGAAGGGGGAATTGGCGAAGGGGACTTGCTGATTGTGGACAGCTCAAGAACGGCGTCACAGGGCGATATAGTCATTGCGGCGATTGACGGGGCGTTCACCGTGAAGCGCCTGCAGCTTCGCCCCACGGTGATGCTACTGCCGATGAATAGCGCCTGGGCACCGATTCCCGTCACCGATGAAGCCGAACTCGATATTTTCGGCATCGTCACTTTTATCATCAAAGCGGCGGGCTAA
- a CDS encoding prolyl oligopeptidase family serine peptidase, translating to MTQPVSQDLLSQLETPEDAAALSWVEKQNKRTTDRFATGERFQQMRGAILQSLDDKTNIPWGSHYRNAVYNFWQDDEHPRGIWRRTTESSYFTAAPEWETVLDVDRLNEEEGANWSYHGADLLHPDYSRALIFLSSGGDACEIREFDLVSKTFIPEGFFLPESKSSVSWLDENTLLLALDAGEDTLTTSGYPRRVYRWARGTSPQDAPLIYAGEATDMAVSAWHDDTPGFERDVVRCSKDFYHGQTWLLSGQNTLTLIAIPEDASCGFFKDWLLITLTSDWPIAETTWPAGALLAIDLADFQRGERNFISLFTPNSRTTLQGYSSTRDYLLLNLSQDAVEKVEIVKIDNGQRHCIKTLELPDFTNVSAGGIDDESNRYRLVSHGFLQPHSLSYGDLDTGTLSLVKQDPTCFDAGEFNVTQHFALSLDGTRVPYFQVAAKTLALSGENPTLLYGYGGFEVSLTPHYLGAKGATWLQKGGVYVVANIRGGGEYGPAWHQAALKQHRHRAWEDFTAVATDLAARKVTCAAKLAAQGGSNGGLLIGNMLTDYPELFGALVCEVPLLDMLNYHRWLAGASWIAEYGDPDIAEEREWLRRYSPFDKVSADVNYPPTLFTTGTQDDRVSPAHARRMVARMQQQGHANVWLYEETDAGHGSAPENSQTASHQAMIEEFLWQMLTGK from the coding sequence ATGACACAGCCAGTGAGTCAGGATTTGCTTAGCCAGCTCGAAACCCCGGAAGATGCCGCGGCGCTAAGCTGGGTGGAAAAACAAAATAAGCGCACCACGGACAGGTTTGCCACGGGAGAGCGTTTCCAGCAAATGCGGGGCGCGATCCTGCAGTCGCTGGACGATAAAACCAACATTCCCTGGGGGAGTCATTACCGCAACGCGGTGTATAACTTCTGGCAGGATGACGAACACCCTCGTGGCATCTGGCGCCGCACCACTGAAAGCTCTTATTTTACCGCCGCGCCAGAATGGGAAACGGTGCTGGATGTCGATCGCCTGAATGAAGAGGAAGGCGCGAACTGGAGCTATCATGGCGCCGATCTCCTCCATCCGGACTATTCCCGGGCGCTGATCTTTTTATCCAGCGGCGGCGATGCCTGTGAAATTCGTGAATTCGATCTGGTGAGCAAAACGTTTATCCCCGAAGGCTTTTTCCTGCCGGAAAGCAAAAGTTCGGTCAGTTGGCTGGATGAAAACACGCTGCTGCTGGCGCTCGATGCAGGGGAGGATACGCTCACCACCTCCGGCTATCCACGCCGCGTCTATCGCTGGGCTCGGGGCACATCGCCGCAGGATGCACCGCTGATCTACGCCGGTGAAGCAACGGACATGGCCGTTTCGGCCTGGCATGATGACACCCCTGGTTTTGAGCGAGATGTGGTGCGCTGCAGCAAAGACTTTTACCACGGACAAACCTGGCTGTTGAGCGGCCAGAACACCCTGACACTTATCGCCATTCCCGAAGACGCATCCTGTGGATTTTTCAAAGACTGGCTGCTGATAACGCTGACTTCCGACTGGCCAATCGCTGAGACAACCTGGCCTGCAGGTGCCCTGCTGGCTATTGATTTAGCTGATTTTCAGCGAGGTGAGCGCAATTTTATTTCGCTCTTCACGCCAAACTCGCGCACGACGCTGCAAGGCTACAGCTCAACCCGCGATTACCTCCTGCTTAATCTGAGCCAGGACGCCGTTGAGAAGGTTGAAATTGTGAAAATCGACAACGGGCAGCGACACTGTATAAAAACGCTTGAGCTACCCGATTTCACCAACGTCTCCGCCGGGGGTATCGACGATGAAAGTAACCGCTACCGGCTGGTCAGCCACGGGTTCCTGCAGCCCCACAGCCTGAGCTATGGCGATCTCGACACCGGCACGCTCAGCCTCGTGAAGCAGGATCCGACCTGCTTTGACGCAGGGGAATTTAATGTGACCCAGCACTTTGCCCTTTCGCTGGACGGAACCCGCGTCCCCTACTTCCAGGTGGCCGCCAAAACGCTGGCACTGTCCGGTGAGAATCCAACGCTGCTGTACGGTTACGGTGGATTCGAGGTCTCTTTAACGCCGCATTATCTCGGTGCCAAAGGCGCGACGTGGCTGCAAAAAGGCGGGGTTTATGTCGTCGCGAATATTCGCGGCGGCGGTGAATATGGCCCGGCCTGGCACCAGGCTGCGCTCAAACAGCATCGCCATCGCGCCTGGGAAGATTTTACCGCTGTTGCCACCGATCTGGCGGCGCGGAAAGTCACCTGTGCCGCAAAACTTGCCGCTCAGGGCGGGAGCAACGGCGGCCTGCTGATCGGCAATATGCTTACCGACTACCCAGAATTATTTGGCGCGCTGGTGTGTGAAGTCCCGCTGCTGGATATGCTGAACTATCATCGCTGGCTCGCGGGAGCGTCCTGGATTGCCGAATATGGCGACCCGGACATTGCCGAAGAGCGAGAGTGGCTGCGGCGCTATTCTCCGTTCGATAAAGTGTCCGCCGATGTGAATTATCCCCCTACGCTGTTCACCACCGGCACCCAGGATGACAGGGTTAGCCCGGCTCATGCCCGCCGAATGGTGGCACGGATGCAGCAGCAAGGGCACGCGAACGTCTGGCTGTATGAGGAAACGGACGCTGGCCACGGCAGCGCGCCGGAAAATAGCCAGACGGCGTCCCATCAGGCTATGATCGAAGAGTTCCTCTGGCAGATGCTGACCGGGAAATAA
- a CDS encoding ACT domain-containing protein, with the protein MAGENNLAILLSNAAPELNPGKYVFCTLPAPSAELKDAAIVTVREVEGVTLVLPQDLADKHAVNYDYVASWITLKIHSSLAAVGLTAAFSRALAKQGISCNVVAGYYHDHIFVAHTDTESAMSALSSLASEA; encoded by the coding sequence ATGGCTGGCGAGAATAACCTGGCAATCCTGCTGAGCAATGCTGCCCCGGAGCTTAACCCAGGGAAATATGTTTTTTGCACTTTACCCGCGCCTTCAGCGGAATTAAAAGATGCAGCCATTGTGACCGTCCGGGAGGTTGAAGGTGTCACGCTGGTTTTGCCGCAGGATCTGGCAGATAAACATGCCGTTAACTACGACTACGTCGCCAGCTGGATCACCCTGAAGATTCATTCATCCCTCGCCGCTGTGGGGCTTACCGCCGCATTTTCACGCGCGCTGGCAAAGCAAGGTATCAGCTGTAACGTAGTGGCTGGGTATTATCACGACCATATTTTCGTGGCGCATACAGATACCGAATCAGCCATGTCGGCCTTGTCATCTTTGGCATCCGAGGCATAA
- a CDS encoding alpha/beta fold hydrolase has product MTFVKTKDGVNIFYKDWGPKTAQPIVFHHGWPLSADDWDNQMLFFLGEGFRVIAFDRRGHGRSDQVSDGHDMDHYAADASAVVEHLDLKNAVHVGHSTGGGQVARYVAQYGQPQGRVAKAVLVSAVPPLMVKTASNPGGTPLEVFDGFRKALAANRAQFYLDVASGPFYGFNRQGADVSEGSIRNWWRQGMAGSAKAHYEGIKAFSETDQTDDLKAITVPVLVLQGDDDQVVPYKNAAILQDKLLSNSTLHIYPGYPHGMHTTHADTINADILKFIRS; this is encoded by the coding sequence ATGACATTCGTAAAGACGAAAGATGGCGTTAATATCTTTTATAAAGACTGGGGGCCGAAAACGGCTCAACCGATTGTTTTTCATCACGGCTGGCCGCTAAGCGCCGATGACTGGGATAACCAGATGCTGTTTTTCTTAGGCGAAGGTTTCCGGGTTATTGCCTTCGACAGGCGCGGGCATGGCCGCTCTGATCAGGTTAGCGACGGGCACGATATGGATCATTATGCGGCGGATGCCTCTGCGGTGGTGGAACATCTGGATCTGAAAAATGCGGTGCACGTCGGCCATTCAACCGGCGGCGGGCAGGTGGCTCGCTATGTCGCCCAATACGGGCAGCCTCAGGGGCGCGTTGCGAAAGCCGTTTTAGTCAGTGCCGTTCCACCATTAATGGTGAAAACGGCGAGTAATCCGGGCGGGACGCCGCTTGAGGTGTTTGACGGCTTCCGTAAGGCGCTGGCGGCAAACCGCGCGCAGTTTTACCTTGATGTTGCCTCTGGCCCGTTCTATGGCTTTAACCGCCAGGGCGCTGACGTTTCTGAAGGAAGCATTCGGAACTGGTGGCGGCAGGGCATGGCCGGGAGCGCGAAAGCCCACTATGAAGGGATCAAAGCGTTTTCAGAAACCGACCAGACCGACGACCTGAAAGCCATCACAGTGCCGGTTCTGGTTCTGCAGGGCGATGACGACCAGGTTGTGCCGTACAAAAATGCGGCTATCCTGCAGGATAAACTGCTCAGCAACAGCACGCTGCACATCTACCCCGGCTATCCTCACGGGATGCATACCACGCATGCCGATACCATCAATGCGGACATCCTGAAATTTATCCGCAGCTGA
- the ttcA gene encoding tRNA 2-thiocytidine(32) synthetase TtcA: MTTQKEQYNLNKLQKRLRRNVGEAIADYNMIEDGDRIMVCLSGGKDSYTMLEILRNLQQSAPISFSLVAVNLDQKQPGFPEHILPAYLESIGVEYKIVEENTYGIVKEKIPEGKTTCSLCSRLRRGILYRTATELGCTKIALGHHRDDILQTLFLNMFYGGKMKGMPPKLMSDDGKHIVIRPLAYCREKDIERFAIAREYPIIPCNLCGSQPNLQRQVIADMLRDWDKRYPGRIETMFSAMQNVVPSHLCDTELFDFAGITHGSDVVNGGDLAFDREEIPMQPVGWQPEEDSADAPLQRLDILEIK; encoded by the coding sequence ATGACCACTCAAAAAGAACAGTACAACCTGAACAAGTTACAGAAACGCCTGCGCCGCAACGTGGGTGAAGCGATTGCCGATTACAACATGATTGAAGACGGCGACCGTATTATGGTTTGCCTTTCCGGCGGCAAAGACAGCTACACCATGCTGGAAATCCTGCGTAACCTGCAGCAAAGCGCGCCAATCAGCTTTAGCCTCGTGGCGGTAAACCTCGACCAGAAACAGCCGGGGTTCCCTGAGCACATTTTGCCCGCTTATCTGGAAAGCATCGGCGTTGAATACAAGATTGTGGAAGAGAACACCTACGGCATCGTGAAAGAGAAGATCCCGGAAGGCAAAACCACCTGCTCTCTGTGTTCGCGCCTGCGCCGCGGCATTCTTTACCGAACCGCCACCGAACTGGGCTGTACCAAAATAGCACTGGGCCACCATCGCGACGATATTCTGCAGACGCTGTTCCTGAACATGTTCTATGGCGGCAAGATGAAGGGCATGCCACCGAAGCTGATGAGCGATGACGGCAAACATATTGTTATCCGCCCACTGGCCTACTGCCGCGAGAAAGATATTGAGCGTTTTGCCATCGCCCGCGAATACCCAATTATTCCGTGCAATCTGTGCGGCTCGCAGCCAAACCTGCAGCGTCAGGTGATTGCCGACATGCTGCGCGACTGGGATAAACGCTACCCGGGCCGTATTGAGACGATGTTCAGCGCCATGCAGAACGTGGTGCCGTCGCATCTCTGCGATACCGAGCTGTTTGATTTTGCAGGCATTACCCACGGTTCAGACGTGGTGAACGGCGGCGACCTGGCGTTCGATCGCGAAGAGATCCCTATGCAGCCCGTTGGCTGGCAGCCGGAAGAAGACAGCGCTGATGCCCCGCTGCAGCGTCTGGATATTCTGGAAATTAAATAA
- the zntB gene encoding zinc transporter ZntB translates to MDVIKGSELHVPDAVFAWQLDGKGGVKPLDNNEIIDSEHPCWLHLNYTNADSADWLANTPLLPNYVREALAGESMRPRVSRVGDGTLITLRCINGNTDERPDQLVAVRLYIDERLIVSTRRRQVLALDDVVNDLNEGTGPTDCGSWLVDACDALTDHASEFIEQMHDKIIDLEDNLLDQQVPPRGALALLRKQLIVMRRYMSPQRDVYARLASERLSWMNDDQRRRMQDIADRLGRGLDEIDACIARTGVMTDEISQVMQESLNRRTYTMSLMAMVFLPSTFLTGLFGVNLGGIPGGGWAFGFALFCIMLVVMIGGVAWWLHRSKWL, encoded by the coding sequence GTGGATGTAATTAAAGGCAGCGAGTTGCATGTGCCGGACGCGGTGTTTGCCTGGCAACTGGATGGCAAGGGCGGCGTGAAGCCGCTCGACAACAATGAAATTATCGACAGCGAGCATCCCTGCTGGCTACATCTGAATTACACCAACGCCGACAGCGCCGACTGGCTGGCCAACACGCCGCTACTGCCGAACTATGTCAGGGAGGCGTTAGCCGGTGAAAGCATGCGCCCCCGCGTTTCTCGCGTGGGTGACGGCACGCTAATCACGCTGCGTTGTATCAACGGCAACACCGATGAACGCCCGGACCAGCTGGTGGCCGTGCGGCTTTACATTGACGAACGGTTGATTGTCTCAACCCGCAGGCGGCAAGTTCTTGCGCTGGATGATGTGGTGAACGACCTGAATGAAGGCACCGGTCCAACCGACTGCGGCAGCTGGCTGGTGGATGCCTGCGATGCGCTCACCGACCACGCCAGTGAATTTATCGAACAGATGCACGATAAAATCATCGACCTTGAAGACAACCTGCTCGATCAGCAGGTACCGCCTCGTGGGGCTTTGGCGTTGTTGCGTAAACAACTGATTGTCATGCGTCGCTATATGTCTCCGCAGCGTGACGTCTACGCTCGCCTCGCCAGCGAACGGCTTAGCTGGATGAACGACGACCAGCGCCGCCGCATGCAGGATATTGCCGACAGGCTGGGCAGGGGGCTGGACGAAATCGATGCCTGCATCGCCCGCACCGGCGTGATGACAGATGAAATCTCCCAGGTCATGCAGGAATCCTTAAACCGCAGAACCTACACCATGTCGCTGATGGCGATGGTATTTTTACCCAGCACGTTTTTAACCGGGCTGTTCGGTGTAAACCTCGGCGGTATTCCCGGCGGCGGCTGGGCCTTCGGCTTCGCGCTGTTCTGCATAATGTTGGTGGTTATGATCGGCGGTGTTGCCTGGTGGTTACATCGCAGTAAATGGCTGTAA
- a CDS encoding GGDEF domain-containing protein: protein MLSERRKPTSDLELRLAMMRQRSVTISTCWFLWLNLLFSAFIFGRDIFTPLRESTGTVRFQNLLDGTMIVISVLCAATLFMVNMIDNKQSEPLRVFTHRVIVLLSPCWALGFVILLSEHDVRTVFPFASLLIFSALVSLYSDTRALYAFVIPVWLVAFAGNLFYPTGDVIFLSLIYLLIAAVFESGRRILHGWCRLAMQRELENNTLIHQLKSLANRDPLTGIANRRSFQLLLDKSVQRGQQMNASLSLIMVDVDHFKNYNDRYGHLAGDECLIRVAHILEASVRHHRDLVARFGGEEFVILLPGANSEEAVLVAQRIQRNLAQAALEHSASPVNPAVTVSLGIAGWAKEISTTRLIAEADAALYSAKEQGRNRWHRYGVESNVVADEPVAG from the coding sequence ATGTTATCAGAGCGACGTAAGCCCACCTCGGATCTGGAATTACGTCTGGCCATGATGCGCCAGCGTTCCGTCACCATCAGTACCTGTTGGTTTCTCTGGCTCAACCTGCTGTTCTCTGCATTTATATTCGGGCGAGATATTTTCACGCCACTGCGCGAATCGACGGGAACCGTTCGTTTTCAGAATCTGCTCGACGGCACCATGATAGTGATATCCGTGCTTTGTGCGGCCACGCTTTTTATGGTCAATATGATCGACAATAAGCAAAGCGAGCCGCTGCGAGTCTTTACCCACCGCGTGATAGTGCTGCTTAGCCCTTGCTGGGCATTGGGCTTTGTTATTTTGCTGTCGGAGCATGATGTCAGAACGGTGTTTCCTTTTGCCTCGTTGCTGATTTTTTCCGCGCTTGTTTCACTCTATTCCGACACGAGGGCGCTCTATGCCTTTGTGATTCCGGTCTGGCTGGTAGCGTTTGCCGGGAATCTTTTCTACCCGACAGGTGACGTTATATTCCTTAGCCTTATTTACCTGCTTATCGCCGCTGTTTTTGAATCGGGCCGACGTATTTTGCACGGCTGGTGTCGGCTGGCCATGCAGCGGGAACTGGAAAACAACACATTGATTCATCAGCTAAAATCGCTGGCAAACAGAGATCCACTGACCGGCATCGCCAACCGCCGCAGCTTTCAGCTGTTGCTGGATAAAAGCGTGCAGCGTGGGCAGCAGATGAACGCTTCGCTGTCGCTCATCATGGTGGACGTGGACCATTTCAAAAACTACAACGACCGCTATGGTCATCTGGCTGGCGACGAATGCCTGATTCGCGTCGCCCATATTCTGGAGGCATCTGTCCGCCACCATCGGGATCTGGTGGCGCGTTTCGGTGGCGAGGAGTTTGTTATTCTGCTGCCGGGTGCCAACAGCGAAGAGGCCGTGCTGGTTGCGCAGCGCATCCAACGTAACCTGGCTCAGGCCGCGCTGGAGCACAGCGCTTCGCCCGTAAATCCAGCGGTTACGGTGAGCCTGGGGATAGCGGGCTGGGCGAAAGAAATTAGTACGACCCGACTTATTGCAGAGGCAGATGCCGCGCTGTATTCGGCTAAAGAACAAGGGAGAAACCGCTGGCACCGCTATGGCGTGGAAAGCAACGTCGTAGCCGATGAGCCTGTCGCGGGATAA
- a CDS encoding DksA/TraR family C4-type zinc finger protein, which translates to MASGWANDGAVQEQIDSTVDDAVARARSELPKGESLEYCEECGERIPEARRKAIQGVRLCINCQQAEDAHRATFSGYNRRGSKDSQLR; encoded by the coding sequence ATGGCATCAGGTTGGGCCAATGACGGCGCCGTTCAGGAGCAAATCGACAGTACCGTAGACGACGCCGTGGCCAGAGCGCGCAGCGAGCTACCGAAGGGCGAAAGCCTTGAGTACTGCGAAGAATGCGGCGAACGCATTCCGGAAGCACGGCGCAAAGCGATTCAGGGCGTGAGGTTATGTATTAACTGCCAGCAGGCGGAAGATGCGCACCGGGCCACGTTTTCAGGCTATAACCGACGCGGCTCCAAAGACAGCCAGTTACGCTAG
- a CDS encoding peptide ABC transporter substrate-binding protein has protein sequence MKKSLSFSCCALAMATMLQSAWAADVPAGTKLASSQELVRHIKDEPASLDPIKAVGLPEIQVIRDLFEGLVNQNEKGELVPGVATKWQSNDNRIWTFTLRDNARWSDGTPVTAQDFVYSWQRLVDPKNTSSFAWFAALAGITNAQAIIDGKLPADQLGVTAVDAKTLRVQLDKPVPFFPSLAANFAFYPTPKAVVEKLGNEWTKPGNLVGNGAFTLQDRVVNEKLVVVPNKNYWDNGKTVLTKVTFIPINQESAATKRYLAGDIDITESFPKNLYQKLLKDIPGQVYTPPQLGTYYYAFNTQKGPTADARVRLALSMTIDRRLMAEKVLGTGEKPAWRFTPDVTAGFKPDRSPFEDMSQQELNAQAKMLLRAAGYGDAKPLKLTLLYNTSENHQKIAIAIASMWKKNLGVDVKLQNQEWKTYIDSRNTGNFDVIRASWVGDYNEPSTFLSLLTSTHSGNISRFNSPEYDKLLSQAAQETTDKARNADYNAAEKIIQEKAPIAPIYQYTNGRLIKPWLKGYPINNPEDVAYSRTMYIIKH, from the coding sequence ATGAAAAAAAGCCTCAGTTTTAGCTGTTGTGCGTTGGCCATGGCCACCATGCTGCAAAGCGCCTGGGCGGCGGATGTTCCTGCGGGAACGAAGCTGGCGAGCAGTCAGGAGTTAGTCAGACATATTAAAGATGAACCCGCGAGCCTGGACCCTATCAAAGCGGTTGGCCTGCCGGAAATTCAGGTGATTCGCGACCTGTTTGAAGGCCTGGTCAACCAAAACGAAAAGGGTGAGCTGGTGCCGGGTGTTGCCACCAAATGGCAAAGCAACGACAACCGCATCTGGACGTTTACGCTCCGCGACAACGCCCGCTGGTCCGATGGAACGCCTGTCACCGCCCAGGACTTTGTTTACAGCTGGCAACGCCTGGTTGACCCTAAAAATACCTCTTCGTTTGCCTGGTTTGCCGCGCTCGCGGGTATCACCAACGCCCAGGCGATTATCGACGGGAAATTGCCCGCAGACCAGCTAGGCGTTACCGCCGTGGATGCTAAAACGCTGCGCGTACAGCTTGATAAACCCGTGCCGTTCTTCCCAAGCCTGGCGGCAAACTTTGCCTTCTATCCCACGCCTAAAGCGGTTGTTGAAAAATTGGGTAATGAGTGGACGAAACCCGGCAATCTCGTGGGCAATGGCGCATTTACGCTGCAGGACCGCGTGGTGAACGAGAAGCTGGTTGTGGTGCCGAATAAAAACTACTGGGACAACGGAAAAACGGTGCTGACCAAAGTGACCTTTATTCCGATCAACCAGGAGTCGGCGGCCACCAAGCGCTACCTGGCCGGTGATATCGACATCACCGAATCTTTCCCGAAAAATCTCTACCAGAAACTGCTGAAAGACATTCCGGGGCAGGTTTACACACCGCCGCAGCTTGGCACTTATTATTATGCGTTTAATACGCAGAAAGGGCCTACGGCGGATGCTCGAGTGCGCCTTGCCCTGAGTATGACCATCGACCGCCGCCTGATGGCTGAAAAAGTGCTGGGTACTGGAGAGAAACCGGCGTGGCGCTTTACGCCTGACGTGACCGCGGGCTTTAAGCCGGACCGCTCTCCGTTCGAAGACATGAGCCAGCAGGAGCTGAACGCCCAGGCGAAAATGCTGCTGCGTGCCGCCGGCTATGGCGATGCCAAACCGCTGAAACTGACGCTGTTGTACAACACTTCCGAAAACCACCAGAAGATAGCGATTGCCATTGCATCGATGTGGAAGAAAAATCTGGGCGTTGACGTGAAGCTGCAAAATCAGGAATGGAAGACTTACATCGACAGCCGCAACACCGGCAATTTCGATGTCATTCGTGCGTCATGGGTAGGGGATTACAATGAACCTTCTACTTTCCTGTCGCTGTTAACGTCTACCCACAGCGGGAATATTTCACGCTTCAATTCCCCTGAATACGACAAGCTGCTGTCCCAGGCCGCGCAGGAAACCACCGACAAAGCACGGAACGCGGATTACAACGCCGCCGAAAAAATCATTCAGGAAAAAGCGCCCATCGCGCCAATCTACCAGTACACCAACGGTCGCCTGATTAAACCGTGGCTGAAAGGCTACCCGATCAACAACCCGGAAGACGTGGCCTACAGCCGCACGATGTATATTATTAAGCACTAA
- the mpaA gene encoding murein tripeptide amidase MpaA has translation MPPGCERYGKSVLGAPLLYFPATQTEERSGLIIAGTHGDENAAMVALSCALRTLEPQFRRHHVVLAVNPDGCQLGLRANAHGVDLNRNFPAANWKAGDTVYRWNSSADKRDVVLSTGQTPGSEPETTALCQLIHQLQPAWVVSFHDPLGCIEDPHSSALGHWLAEAFALPLVTSVGYETPGSFGSWCADLGLPCITAEFPPISADEASERYLRAMTDLLHWHR, from the coding sequence CTGCCGCCGGGCTGTGAACGCTACGGCAAATCGGTATTAGGTGCGCCGCTGCTCTATTTCCCAGCGACTCAAACGGAAGAACGCAGCGGGCTTATCATTGCCGGTACTCACGGGGATGAAAACGCCGCAATGGTGGCGCTTTCCTGCGCCTTAAGAACGCTTGAGCCGCAGTTCAGGCGGCATCATGTGGTGCTGGCTGTGAACCCGGACGGCTGCCAGCTTGGCCTGCGCGCCAACGCGCACGGCGTCGACCTGAACCGCAACTTCCCGGCGGCCAACTGGAAAGCGGGCGATACCGTTTACCGCTGGAACAGCAGCGCGGACAAGCGTGATGTGGTGCTTTCTACCGGGCAAACGCCGGGATCCGAACCGGAAACCACCGCGCTGTGTCAGCTTATTCATCAGCTGCAGCCCGCCTGGGTAGTCTCTTTTCACGATCCGCTGGGCTGTATCGAAGATCCGCACAGTTCCGCGCTGGGACACTGGCTGGCAGAAGCCTTTGCGCTCCCGCTGGTGACCAGCGTTGGTTACGAAACGCCGGGGTCGTTCGGCAGCTGGTGTGCCGACTTAGGCCTGCCGTGTATTACGGCTGAATTCCCACCGATTTCAGCCGATGAGGCCAGCGAGCGCTACCTGCGGGCGATGACTGACCTTTTGCACTGGCACAGGTAA
- the ycjG gene encoding L-Ala-D/L-Glu epimerase — protein MRTVKVYQEAWPLHTPFVISRGTRSEAIVVVVEIEENGIKGVGECTPYPRYGESDASVLAQITTVLSQLERGMTRAELQQALPAGAARNAIDSALWDLEARLKHTTISALNAVELPEMVTTAQTVTIAAPEQMAASAALLWQKGARLLKVKLDDRLITERMVAIRAAVPEAILIVDANESWRSDGLAARCQLLADLNVAMLEQPLPAGDDDALANFIHPLPICADESCHTRSSLPALVGRYDMVNVKLDKTGGLTEALLLAQAAREQGFDVMLGCMLCTSRAIAAALPLAAKVRFADLDGPTWLAVDVEPSLHFETGKLYP, from the coding sequence ATGAGAACAGTGAAAGTTTACCAGGAAGCCTGGCCGCTCCATACGCCATTTGTGATATCGCGTGGAACCCGCAGTGAGGCGATAGTGGTGGTGGTGGAAATTGAAGAGAACGGCATAAAAGGCGTCGGCGAATGCACGCCATACCCGCGCTATGGCGAAAGCGATGCTTCGGTACTGGCCCAAATCACCACGGTACTTTCACAGCTTGAGCGCGGTATGACGCGCGCTGAATTACAGCAGGCTCTTCCGGCTGGGGCGGCGCGGAACGCCATTGACAGCGCGCTTTGGGACCTGGAAGCCCGCCTGAAACACACCACGATATCAGCCCTGAACGCCGTCGAATTGCCGGAAATGGTGACCACGGCGCAAACCGTGACGATTGCCGCCCCGGAACAAATGGCTGCCTCAGCGGCGTTGCTTTGGCAGAAGGGTGCGCGTTTGCTCAAGGTAAAACTGGACGATCGCCTTATCACCGAACGGATGGTGGCCATCCGGGCGGCGGTGCCGGAAGCCATTTTGATTGTGGATGCCAACGAGTCCTGGCGCAGCGATGGCCTGGCCGCCCGCTGCCAGCTGCTGGCCGATCTCAACGTGGCGATGCTGGAACAACCGCTGCCGGCGGGGGATGATGACGCGCTGGCGAATTTTATTCACCCGCTGCCGATTTGTGCCGACGAAAGCTGCCACACCCGCAGCAGCCTGCCAGCGCTTGTCGGACGCTACGACATGGTGAACGTTAAACTCGATAAAACCGGGGGCTTAACCGAGGCATTATTGCTGGCTCAGGCCGCGCGGGAACAGGGTTTTGATGTCATGCTCGGCTGTATGCTATGCACATCGCGCGCCATTGCCGCCGCTTTACCGCTGGCGGCTAAGGTGCGCTTTGCCGACCTCGATGGCCCCACCTGGCTTGCCGTCGACGTGGAGCCCTCGCTGCATTTTGAAACGGGCAAACTTTACCCTTAA